In Papaver somniferum cultivar HN1 chromosome 1, ASM357369v1, whole genome shotgun sequence, a genomic segment contains:
- the LOC113353239 gene encoding uncharacterized protein LOC113353239 — translation MTKGLSVKGKTGYIGGTVVKPTNPSDLPHWIRCDDLVGSWISNSVDPEIRSSTMNFPSAREQWLEIKSRFSHHNASELYALKQSIATLKQDHLSVAMYYTHLKSLWDQLDAFRPIKPCICGAEKNYVNNHNQDRSMELLQGLHDRFSSMRSQILLMEPMPSPAKIYYHVRKEEEQQGITSSSTTSVESATFNISRSDHRNPRAFPNNGNNKRQRPFCDHCNKYGHTKTTCWKLNGYPKDLPNPKDSESFHVAAMDAPAASAAPNISASQYA, via the coding sequence ACGGGTTACATAGGTGGAACTGTTGTGAAGCCTACCAATCCATCTGACTTACCTCATTGGATCCGCTGCGATGATCTGGTGGGTAGTTGGATTTCCAATTCAGTGGATCCAGAAATTCGTTCCAGTACCATGAATTTCCCATCAGCACGAGAACAATGGCTCGAGATCAAGTCAAGGTTTTCTCATCATAATGCATCCGAACTGTATGCATTGAAGCAGTCCATTGCAACTTTGAAACAAGATCACTTGAGCGTTGCGATGTATTACACCCATCTTAAATCGCTATGGGATCAGCTGGATGCTTTCAGACCTATTAAACCATGTATCTGTGGCGCAGAAAAGAATTATGTGAACAACCACAATCAAGACAGATCGATGGAGCTCTTGCAGGGATTACATGATCGTTTTTCTTCTATGCGCAGCCAAATTCTTCTCATGGAGCCTATGCCATCACCTGCTAAGATTTATTATCATGTCAGGAAGGAGGAGGAGCAACAAGGTATTACTTCTTCTTCTACAACCTCTGTTGAATCTGCGACTTTTAATATTTCTCGTAGTGATCACCGGAACCCTAGAGCTTTTCCCAATAATGGTAACAATAAGCGGCAACGCCCCTTTTGTGACCATTGCAACAAATATGGCCACACCAAGACCACATGTTGGAAGTTGAATGGATATCCTAAGGATTTGCCAAATCCTAAAGATTCAGAATCATTCCATGTTGCTGCTATGGATGCTCCTGCTGCATCTGCTGCACCAAACATCAGTGCTTCTCAATATGCATGA